The Plasmodium brasilianum strain Bolivian I chromosome 6, whole genome shotgun sequence genomic interval aataatggaaataaattttgaaaaatatgaaattgtTGTGTTCATACAAACACATAAGCACGTCCGAATCTTCTATAATATTTACGTATACACAGATAGACGTGCAAagttttttcgtattttattctatatttaCATCTCTGAgtttatttatctttttttaccttttttatattgcattattttaaaagtttcataaatatacatttaaaaaaagttatttaaaaaaagataaacaaaaattgaataaaaaaaagggatgttattaacaataaaacaaaaaaaaaaaaaaaaaaaaacaaggatatggatttatatatatatatatatatatatattatacacatgatccagaaaaaaaaaaaaaaaaaaaaaaaggggttATAATTTAAGACAGAAAATAAAGCATCGGGGGctaaagtttttttttttgtaacatTACTATGTAACATACTCGTCTTTTCAAATTAGATAAACCATTTCGTAtgcgtatgtatatttttccaaaacaattaaaaaaaaaaaaaaaattaataaaataatgacatgctatttttacaaatacaCACATACGAGAGTATTTCTTTATTAGTGATAAAAATGTAGAATTCGAAGCATGTTGATGTAATGTGGAAACGTTATGAGCTTCCCTGTTTTTATGGATTTATTTGTTCGACAGTAATAGTAGCAGTAGAAGTAGTTGCTTCGTAGCTGCTTCCGAAGATGCTTCCGTAGCTGCTGCCATAGAAGCTACCATAACTGTTGCTGTATTTATACGCAGGGCATTTTTCTCTTGAGTATTGTTTAAAATTGAGAGTTTCCGTCAAAACTTGAAAGAATAGAggatatttcttttaaagtTTGTTTAATAACACAAACTGGAAGATTAAATTGATATATCgaatttaatttgttttgagacgagaaatttttattattttttatattagcaAATCTAGGTGTTAACCCTTTTGGAACTTTTACaacgctttttttttctttgaatttttgattttttttacaatttgtTAATATACCAAGTTCTTCAAAATGTTCAATGGCCTGATCTATGGTATTTCCTTCTAATATGTCTTTTATATAGGAGGTTTCGGATAAGGTGCTACATAAATTTCTGAATCCCTTTTGAATATCAGCATAGGTGATTTCGATAATTTGACTTTTGCTTTTACTTtgacatttattatttcctgAGATGTCATTTTCTTCATCTGAATTTAAATGTGAATCATTTACTACTACATTACATGatgcatataaacatattttttgaattaagGGTAGACTCTTTATTTTGAATAGGATATCTTTATGTTCTTCTAACGGAATTTTGTcggtaattttttttatatctgaAATAATTACTGCATTGCTATTAGCAGTAGTAGAATAATCttggtattttttttctatattttttatttgattatcAATTATAGTAtcaaatgataataatttttcaatatttatattttttaatatatcttgCTTATCTTTGAAATGTGGTATTTCTTCACTgtctatttcatttttatataatacctTAAATGGACTTTCATAACACTGTTTAGGTGTATACTCATTAAAGTTATAAAAAGATTCATTATCATTTgcgttaaaattttttcttatcaaTATATCACTTAAcgtttcattattattttgtattttaataatctCTTTTTTTAGTGTATCATATCCAATggaaaattcatttttaaaatctgtgaattttaaatcttttgcatttttatggaacttattttctttttcataatcTTGAATGGTTGATAAAGGCGTTACATTATTGTTAAGGTAAAAATTGTCATCTTCCTTTTCATCATGACTGCAACCGCTTCTATAATGGGTGTTGTTCTTCATATCTAGCTTCGCCCTTTTGGTTGTTCTGCAATTTGGACTGTTCTCATTCAGTACGTGGGATTGTACGCCGTCTACTTCGTttacttcttctttttcttctgcTTCCACCATTTGGATGCCTTTttgtttccttttctttGTAGGGACTTCTAAGTCGGTATCATCTTCGCTGGAAGAATCTTCATTTTCGTTCATCACGTCCGTTGATTGATCCTCCTCCGGATCATTCagcaaaagaaataaattccTTTTCTCTTGtctattgaaaattttattcatcATGACTTCCTCTCtcaatttaattaaatttttttttctctcttctAAATCTGATCTTTTATCTAAGAAGACCCTTAAAATTGCATCAAAACATGATCTAATATCTCCATTTCTATTAGATATTTGCCTAACATGTATATTCAACGATACtcctttaaaaattttattaacaaattcATCTTCCAAAgtgtttaatttatttcttataatgTTCATAAACTGCTTTTCGTTATATggtttataaataatttgatTAATTTTCATGTGCGTATaatcttttattaaatcCAAACTATTTGCAATACCTACTAGGATTATTTTACACTTAGAACTTTGAACACATTCAAATAGAGCTTTAACTACGTCCTCATTATAAGTTTTAGACacatttttcgtttttaatTCCATTCTCACATTTTTGATTGCAATAAAATCTAGTTCATCgacaattattatttttaaattatttaatttacttgtataatatatgaataactTTTTCACTTCCTCTAAGccatttaaattatactttTGTTTTACATTATTCAGAATTGtctttttatctttcttTATTATCTGTTGTAATATATCAacaaatatatcatatgGCTTTTGGCTATTAGAACATGATACATAGAAGTAGGAAGAATCCACGTTTTTGTAATTCCCCGTTACtgtgttttcttttttcttccttttttcctctttttctttttccttttctttttctatttctttaatgatataaaatatgctGTAGGTTTTTCCTTGACCACTAGGCCCCGTTAGGAATATTCCTTCACCATCTAAATTCTTTGAGCAccttttcaatatttttctaatttgttCTATTTCTTCTTCTCTTCCTACATCGCTGTTAAAATCTTTAGAGTCTAGGAGAGATTTagatttttcataaaattctataaatttttcaCAATCATATATGTCATCaacgatttttttttctatttcgtCTAATTTACTCAATGaatcttctattttttcaattttatctTCTATCGTATTAGTATCTATCGAtttctctttatattttattaccccatttttatttacatctTTGCTATTTACTGTTTCTTTATTGTGTGCGTTCActtgtttattatttgtgtTATTATTCTTGTCTTCATTATTATGATGTACATTTACTAGTGCGGCTTCTTTTTcgttcttctttttttcgtttgCATCACTCGAGtttacatttaatttgtgtctgtttttattttcctttgtCATTGTATTGTTCAAATTTATGGTAGCATTGTTGACTTTCATTTTGATGGAAGCACTTTAAACATAGAATATAGCAACAGGTTAAATGGTTTTCTAAATGGATGAAGAGAAAAGTGGATgagtaatgaaaaaaaaaaaggactgGATGCAGGAAAGGTAAGCACATTTATAAGTTCaaaaaggaattaaaaatactCAGTTGTTTTTTCTCAtcgaaaaatattatgaacttGAAAAGGAAaggtatatttaaaaatagagctacaaaaatttttatgtagttatgtacatatatatatatatttatgtattaaaaaaaaaagtacgcCAAGTGTTATTTTCTTcgtaatttttcataattcttTTGGGGTtgtttaaaaagaaaaagatatgaaAATGCTGtccaaaataatatatacatatatgtgcagATATGccattatatatgtatgtatattaagctgtaatttttttttctctttttacgACTGTATtccataataatatttcataaataaacaaaaaaaaaaaaaaaaaaaaaaaaagtgaaataaattataaaaataagtccAAATATACCTGActtgttcatattatattaaaaaattgcattAACATTCATGAAAATCGATAATAATATTTGCAATTCAGAAGAATAATATCCCTTAATTTcgttttatgtaattttcttttttttttttttcccgcTACACATAATATACACTTATTCATAATAGTAAAGAAATACTGCCATTGTGCTCCCTTACGCATATTTTGTATCATTTACATACGTATGCACATTCGTATGTAAATATAGTGTATGTATGCGCATCTGtaagcataaatatatatatatatatatatatatatgcgtatatatatatgtatataaaatgtttatttgtttgatCAAAAAAAAGCTATAAATTCAAAAACAAATGCCATGTATATTTGCCAGGGaaagggtaaaaaaaaaaaaagaagatacatgcacagaaaaaaattaaaaattgtaattctcttatatttcaaaaagaaagaaaaaagaaaattataattaagaaGTTATGCGTTTCCTTTCTGacatttttatgtacaaatgtagaataaataaatgatatgtttttttatgaaagttaaaggaaaaaaaaaaaaaaaaaaagacgagttatttttaataataatttgcaaactatttaaaaaaaaaaaaaaggaaaataaggAACACATCATAAAAGggcaaaaatttatttatggagaaagttataaaaatatatgtacatatatatatatatacttgctAGGTTTACTTAAACTAGTTTAGATCTTATCTTTActgtttttctttcttattttatacttatgAACCTTCTTCAATGAGGAGTACATGCATACAGTTAGTTtagcagaaaaaaaagctacgtttaagagtaaaaaaataaaaaaaacacatacatacatatatacatacatatatacatatatacatccatatatagatacatatatgcatacatacaagATATAAACCGTGCGAAATAATAGCACGTAGTAGGAGTAAAACAACATatgtaatgaaataataatgttactaaaatattttatttctagaAACTCGTAAAGGAATCTCagatatttttatgtacctTATAAAAACATCTCTCCCTTGAACTACTTTCTTTTGAaccattttaaaaatcatTCAGACGTCatgatacattttttaaataaacatttttgttcaaaaaaaaaggttatatatgtgcacatatgtatatgtatataaatgtgtatattcttatatatataatactccttgtatcctttttttatggttacttttttgtaagagcaaaaaagatatgatcattttttataattgacGAAATTACGCATAAACGTACATTATTAtacagaaaaaagaaaaaactttATACCAGTAATTTAAGAAACCAACATGAACAATAAAACTTATAGTCATACCATTAGCTATTTAAtggataatttaaaaaataaaaaaaaaatgttataatatgatataaaatgaaatgaaaactTTAAGATGAACtgttcttttttcaaaatattccAGAAGATCTTTATTCATTGAAACCTTATGAAAGTTTAGGaagttaaaaatgtaaataagaATAACGATAAATGCAAAcattataaacataaaataacttAATCATAGTAAGACGGGTAACAAACTTCTCCCCCCCCCCCCCTTCATGGAGCTCACATTTGGAAAGCTGAAATATGAAAActtgtttaaaaataaaagcatttCTTATATTCCTTTGTATCCCTCTCCTTCACATTAATATAGCGTTCGAAAGTGTCTTTAGTAGAAGCATCCAAATTGTAAGAAAGGGATACAAACATTTTAATGGTgcaacattatattttttttatattattccatATAGCAAAATTGttgataataaatatgtattgtTAAAGAAACAATGGATGAATAGTAATTTAAGAAAACGCTCAAATCGCAATATATGCGAAATCAAAACTTACTGTAATGTGTACAAAGATATAAATGA includes:
- a CDS encoding cell division control protein 6, which codes for MKVNNATINLNNTMTKENKNRHKLNVNSSDANEKKKNEKEAALVNVHHNNEDKNNNTNNKQVNAHNKETVNSKDVNKNGVIKYKEKSIDTNTIEDKIEKIEDSLSKLDEIEKKIVDDIYDCEKFIEFYEKSKSLLDSKDFNSDVGREEEIEQIRKILKRCSKNLDGEGIFLTGPSGQGKTYSIFYIIKEIEKEKEKEKEEKRKKKENTVTGNYKNVDSSYFYVSCSNSQKPYDIFVDILQQIIKKDKKTILNNVKQKYNLNGLEEVKKLFIYYTSKLNNLKIIIVDELDFIAIKNVRMELKTKNVSKTYNEDVVKALFECVQSSKCKIILVGIANSLDLIKDYTHMKINQIIYKPYNEKQFMNIIRNKLNTLEDEFVNKIFKGVSLNIHVRQISNRNGDIRSCFDAILRVFLDKRSDLEERKKNLIKLREEVMMNKIFNRQEKRNLFLLLNDPEEDQSTDVMNENEDSSSEDDTDLEVPTKKRKQKGIQMVEAEEKEEVNEVDGVQSHVLNENSPNCRTTKRAKLDMKNNTHYRSGCSHDEKEDDNFYLNNNVTPLSTIQDYEKENKFHKNAKDLKFTDFKNEFSIGYDTLKKEIIKIQNNNETLSDILIRKNFNANDNESFYNFNEYTPKQCYESPFKVLYKNEIDSEEIPHFKDKQDILKNINIEKLLSFDTIIDNQIKNIEKKYQDYSTTANSNAVIISDIKKITDKIPLEEHKDILFKIKSLPLIQKICLYASCNVVVNDSHLNSDEENDISGNNKCQSKSKSQIIEITYADIQKGFRNLCSTLSETSYIKDILEGNTIDQAIEHFEELGILTNCKKNQKFKEKKSVVKVPKGLTPRFANIKNNKNFSSQNKLNSIYQFNLPVCVIKQTLKEISSILSSFDGNSQF